ATTTGGACAATTTTCTGCCAAAATCAACCGTTTCGAGGAGACGCAGAATTTTcatgttgaacacttttcgaTCTGAGGCCATCTTGAGCGTGTTTCGGGCCGTTTTCTAAAGTCTGGAGCAGAAAAAACTATCCGGACGTCCGGACGATTGCCCGGATTGTCCGGCCTTTACCCGGATCATCCGGGACTTGACCCAGATCATCCGGCTTCGTCGTAAACCTTCTGTTGCCTGGGTCATTCGTGCGGCCTCCGGCCGGATGATCTGGACCCCGGCCCGGATGATCAGGCCAAACATTGCTCTAGCATACGATTTGGCTGTAGAACTTGCATACAACCTTGGATGGGAATGAGTTTTATATCAAAATCGTCCGTTTCGACGAGATGAAGAACTTTGCAGTTGTAATTTTTTCCATCCGAGACCGTCTTAATTAGGTTTCATGCCATTATTTAATCTGATGTCAATACTAGCATATCTAAGATTGTCATAACTTTTGCATCCGAGCTGCGTTTTGGACCATCTCTATATCTATTTCGATCGGTTTGAAGAGAGCCATCCAATGGTGACATGAAATCATAAATTTGACCTCATCTTGCTACAGCCTCAAGTCACTCTTTGCGATCATGCCATTTTTGAGCATCAACAAGTGGATAGGTGTGGCCATCGATTTCTACATATTATTTCTATGTCCCGCCGCCTCACCAAAATTGTGGATAATTTCCATCAAGGCCTCGATCTCTTGCTGAACTAGATTTGCGAAGATGATTGCATCGGCCTTAATGTTCCTTCCTGGCAGCGGCTGTATCATCTCATGTTCAGCTCCAGCGTGCAGCAAGCGGTGCAGCGGATCTATGGAGCGTGTTGCATTCGTGACTTGCCAGAACACGTGGTTCATCTGCTCCCAGCTTAGATAGGAGTGTTTTTGGTAGAACCAGGGATCCTACCGGACCTGCTCCGTAGGTTGTAGGGGAAGGATGGAGTAGGGCGAGGCGATGAGCGGGCGCGCCGGCGGCTGGGCGCCGTCGCGTAGGAGGAGGATgacggcggcggctagggttagaggcggctagggttccggctCCTCTGGGAGCTGGGCAATAGAGATAATATTCTTCTTATTGCTTGATTCCAAAAAGAGTCTTACAACCTATATTTATAACCTAGATAACTTGCATAAgaattaacctaagataacttgcataagaattaacctaagataacttgtGAGCCAAGCCCCTAACTACTGCCCTGTGGGCCTAGCTAAACCGGCCATAACACTTCTCCCCGCCTgcacaaacagctcgtcctcgagctgtaaGGTGGGGAAGCGCTTGCGGAACTCCTCGAGGCGATCAACCAGCGTCAAACACCTTCTCGACAGCTGGGGCAGCCAGGTCGGCGGCGACAGCGTCCTCCGGAATGTAGTCTGCAACCTCCAGGTAGAAGAGTCGCGGGCAGGCGTGGCCGGGCGTGTAGGGCTCGTCGcagttgaagcacaacccttggcGGCGACGCTCGAGTATCTCGGCTGAGGTGAGCCGGCGGAACGGGCGCGCCACGGTCGCGGTGAGGGGTGCCGCAGAAGCCTGCGCAGGCCGACCCGGCGCGGAATCCGACCCGGGTAGCGACCCAGCGGTCCGGGACGGTGATTCCTGCTGGATGGCCACCGCGCGACGCTCGAACGCGCGGGCGTAGTACATGGCCGACTGGAGATCCTGGGGTCCCCGAAGCTCCACGTCCATGCAGATGTGATCCGGAAGTCCACCGACAAAGAGGTCGGCCCGCTGCTGCGCCGTCACACCCGACGCATGGCATGCCAGGGCCTGAAAACGGTCGGCGTAGTCCTGCACCGTGGAGGTGAAGGGAAGGCGACCGAGCTCCGCCAAGCGGCTCCCGCGAACCGGAGGCCCAAAGCGAAGGAGGCAGAGCTCGCGGAAGCGCTCCCAAGGGGGCATGCTGCCCTCGTCCTGCTCGAGAGCGTAGTACCAGGTCTGGGCTGCGTCGCGGAGGTGATAAGAGGCAAGCCAGGTCCGGTCCGAAGCGAGTGTGCGCTGCCCGCCGAAGAACTGGTCGCACTGGTTGAGCCAGTTGAGGGGATCCTCCGTGCCGTCATAAGTGGCGAAGTCGATCTTGGCGAACCGCGGCGGTGTCTGGGTCGGAGCACTGTGTCGAGCTGGCTCGGAGGTGCGGAGCAGCGAGGCGGGTGGTGCCTGGTCGAAGTACTCCGGATAGGGACCCGCGGAGCCAGATGGCCCGCTGAACTGCGGAAACGGGGTCGGCTGCTCCGGAGCCGTGGTGTAGACCGGCGAAGGCGAAGACGCAGACGCCCACGCTGGAAGTGGCGACGGGGAGGGCGGGAACCGGACCTGATGGATCGGGAGGCCGGTCGGCGAGGGTGCCCTCGAGCTGGGCAGGGGCGGCGCCGGTGGTTGTAGCGTCGGTGGTCGCGAGGGACGGCGGCTGTAAATACCACAGAGGGCCCGCGGCCGGAGTGGACCCGCCGGGGTGTCCCGCCGGGAACGGCAGCAGCGGCAGCCCGGTGCAGGCCGGTGCGGAGAACGGCGGCTGCAGAGGGCTGGTGGCCCCCGCCTGTGGCGTCTGCTGTAGCGGCCACGGAGCCGCTGAGGGCGCCGGCGCCAAGTGCCAGAGGGGCGCCGCGGCCGGCAGTGGCCCGCGCCGGCGCGGACGGAACTTGCGCGGGCCAGACCGGCCACGGGGCTGGGGCGGGCGCGGTAGCCGCGGGCTGGCGCGGGCCACTGCGGCCAGGCCGGCGCTGGAGCGGATGGCGGCGGTAGCGCCGGGTAGCCTCCGGCGAGGGCCGCGGGCACTGAGTACCACGGAAGAGCCGGCGGTCCGGAGGGCACGGGCGGCGGGAGCGGCGGTGACGGCCCGTACGGGCTGGCCAGGTAAAGCCGGATGCCCTGGACCGCGACGACCAGGTCGTTGAGGACACTGGCCATGGCCTCCGGGGAGTATTGGGCCGGTCGAGTCGATGGAGCTGGCAGCGTAGTGGTGACGGGGGGCGGCAGCAGGCCGGTGGGCGCGCCGGAGATGAGATCCAGCGGCGCCGACGGAAGGGCCAGCTGCCCCGTAGCGATCGGAGATGAcacggcggcggtggtggtggtaaggggcagcggcggcggtggcggcggcggtacTGGTGGTGATGATGACATGGTCGAAACCCAGGTAGCTGATACCAAATTGGTAGAACCAGGGATCCTACCGGACCTGCTCCGTAGGTTGTAGGGGAAGGATGGAGTAGGGCGAGGCGATGAGCGGGCGCGCCGGCGGCTGGGCGCCGTCGCGTAGGAGGAGGATgatggcggcggctagggttagaggcggctagggttccagCTCCTCTGGGAGCCGGGCAATAGAGATAAtattcttcttattcttcttattGCTTGATTTCAAAAAGAGTCTTACAACCTATATTTATAACCTAGATAACTTGCATAAgaattaacctaagataacttgCATAAGAATTAACTTAAGATAACTTGTGGGCCAAACCCCTAACTACTGCCCTGTGGGCCTAGCTAAACCGGCCATAACAGTTTTTCTTGACATGCTTTTTTTTTCAAACGTCTTGATATGCTTCTGAATATCTCTTTGAGCAGATACATTTTCCAACAGTGTAATTGCTGTCACGGAAAGCCGGTAAGACTAGAGAGCCACAAACATAGCTAGCACAGTCTCAGTCTTCTGTTATACAGGCACACATAAATTTACACGGCAGGTGGAGACAGTGCACATGTTCTTATTCACGGGACAATTCACAAGATGAAGATACAGGGGGCACCATTCATCACACGAGCACATAGCATGGCATGCTTGTTTCACCGTCTCCACAATCTTTTGTAGTTTCACTTCTTTGGCGTATCCGCATAATTCCAGGTGAATTTCGCAAACGAAGTATACTGCCTCCCACCGGCAACATCTTCTTCGCGTATCTCGTTGCTAATCTCTTTGAGGTCATCTTCCGTGAGCCTCACCTTCAAGGAGTCAATGTTGGAGTCTAGATTCTTGATCTTAGTAGTCCCTGAGAAATTGTACAGCATATTTGTCAGTGATACAATGCTAGTCTACTGGAAAAATGATCTTCACTATTGATGTACTACTTGTTTGCAACCTGGAAGCAGCGAAAGAGGTCTTTTTGTGGATAAATTAGGCCATTGTTCCGAGGCATCAAAACGTTTCACAGTTCAGCTTAAAGCCAGTTCAAAATTAACACCATGGCACAAACTGTAGAGCAAAAGATCAGATCTCAAAGAGTGTCTTCATATTACCACGGTATGTTATGTTTGGCTGCCAAAGACAGCTAGATTACAGTTGAAATATCTTTCTTTGTATCTCGTATACTTCACTAAGATTTCTTAAACACGCATTTCACTTCTATCAGAAAGCACATGCAAGCAAGACGATCTTCAGTTTTTTCGCCTATTATGTGAATTTATAACTCCAAGAAATCATTGCACATGTTTAACACTATGTGACATCAATGAAATGAGAAGGACACGGCATTAAACCTGGTATCGGAACCACATCATCCCCTTGATGCAGAACCCAGGATAAAGCTAGCTGAGCAGGGCTGCACTGGTGCTTCTTGGCCAGTTCTTCCATTTTCAGATAGAGTTGCTTGTTCTTCTCCAGGTTTTCAGCCGAAAAACGTGGATGGCCTTTCTAAAAACACAAATTATACAGAGAGAGGGGTTCAGGCCTAAGTATATTAACTAAAAAGAAATGACTAGTGCAGAAACCAATTGGGTTGATTGTATCGATACCAGACTAGATTCAGCAGACACTTGTTGTGTCACTCCCCTTCCACCGAAAAACCCACGGGCAATCGGGCTGTAGGGAACAATTCCAATCCCTAGCTCCCTGAGGTCCATACAACGCATGATCAATCAATCAGGACTATCGATCATGGAAGCACACGAGTTAGAGTTTGTAATGCCGAAATTCACCTGCAGAGAGGCACGATCTCGGGCTCGATGTCGCGAGCCCACAGAGACCACTCCATCTGCACGGCAGAGATGGGGTGCACAGCGTGAGCACGCCGGATGGTGTCCGGGCTCGCCTCCGATAACCCAATGTACTTGACCTTCCCCTCCTCCACAAGCTTCTTGAGCTCACCAATCTGCAAATAAATTCAGCCCAGTAATCAGAGCAAGGAATCACACCACACCAATCAAATACAAACACAGGGATTCTCATGTACAGGAAGAAAGGGGTGGGTGGCAACGAGAAGAGACCGACCGTGTCCTCGATGGGGATGGTGGTGTCGATGCGGTGCTGGTAGTAGAGGTCGATGTGGTCGACGCCGAGGCGGTGCAGGCTGGCCTCGCAGCAGGCGCGCACGTACTCCGGGCGGCCGCAGATGGTGCTCTTGCCCTGGGCATCCCGCTGAATCCCAAACTTGGTGGCCACCTGAACCTGCTCCCGCGGCAGCTGCTTCAGCGCCTGGGACAACCAATCTTTCCACACTCAGTCTCCCTCTTTGGCAAAGGTGGGATACGGAAGAGAAACAACCTTGCCGAGGAGGATCTCGTTGGCGTGGGGCCCGTAGACGTCGGAGGTGTCGAAGAAGGTGACGCCGCGGCGGAAGGCGTGCGTGATGACGGCGACGCCGGCGTCGTCCTCGACCGGGGAGTTGTAGGAGCCTGTGAGGCCCATGCACCCGAACCCCAGCTTGGACACCTTGGTTGTTGGATCATTCGATTCGATTCGATTCAGTGCGAGACCGGCCGGGCAGAAGATAGTTACATAAATAAATCGAGGGTGGCGAGAGGGCAAGGGGAAGAAGATCACCTCCAGTCCTTGGGTGCCGAGGCTGACGCGGGGAATCGGTGGGGTTTGCGCCATGGCGCCCTGAAGCTCGCAGCCGCGGCGGCAGGGGAAGGCAGGCAAGTCACGGGACGGAAGCGCAGCGCAGGCGTGAATGTTGCCAGTAGGCAGTCAGTAGCGAACCGTCCAGTGAGATCAGTGACCCGCTATATGTAATCGGAACGAGCGGCTGTCCGAGCTCCGAGCTCGAATGACAACACTCAACAGGTAATGATATTATCATAATCATCTTTTTGTGGGTGATGCACGGTAAGTAAGTACGTACTGCTGTTGCGACCGGCGCGGCGCATCCTCACCTGTGAGATATTTTTCAACACTATACTAGCGCCTAATACGACGCTTGGCATGTGATAGATGAGACGATTAGAATGACGTGCAAGGGCACAGCGGTGACTCGTTTTAGCACATAACAACAAGATTCTCAAGTCATCCATAAACGTGTTGCCAAATGCTAGTGACAAATGCAGAACTACTGTGGCATGAGCTGCCAAATTGGTGAAAGATATCTCTAAAAAAAATTGGTGAAAGAGATAGAAATGAAACGCCCTCTTCTTGCTCGGATGCCAAGTCCATCCTACGAATAAAATACTGccatttttctttctttctcgtCCACATGCAAACTCACGCCAAGTGTCTTGAACATGACATCAGTTTTCTACTGTGCTTTTCTTTTTAAACAAGTTTTCTACGGTGCTTTACTCCGCTTAGAAAAATCTGAGGCTGTAAATGCATCTAGTGTCACCGCTAGTTgattttggagtattgacgacaaacctggttgagggatcAATGTGTTTCTGAGAATTGCAGAATAACACAGGTAGTAATCCCTCATtaattcggtttacctaccggagatgacccctaaaaatgtatgaagacattgatgacaatggtggtatgtgaaaacaatcacatcgaagcttatgactcgagaagacattcacgtgaagactatggagtgcgaagacatagttgtttcgtatttccttttcttctttgttgagtcataggaaccaccgtactgttaagtggggtccaagtgaacaaagtcagaatgactgaagtgatgctcaaccaaatcctatgtcttcgagcgaagacaatgagagcaaatcttatccagaggcagatgagtcagctttacttgtagcccaagtcaagctgccgcgtgtttttgaaatctgaccgttgaaacacgtgtcagttccttagtgacccagggtcatttcgaacaaatcaggtcgggttgcctagtggctataaatagcccacccctacaccataaattgatGGCTGCTCAGAGTGAGTgtacggcttttgtcgtttgagagcaacccacctccgaagcttttgagagagagagaaatccttgcgaggacaaagcccaaaacacccagagccaaagagtgtcaggcatcactgaagtcttcctgtccgcgtgacctgaagacttgttacacttgaggactgtgaatcctccggccggttaggcgtcgcgttctaagcatccaagagtcattgtggattgccggtgaacgaagtctgtgaaggtttgaaagtctaccttgaagacttaccagagtgattgggcgaggactgggtgtccttagctcaaggggaataaggtgaagacgcggtcttctgagttgaatctcagcctccctaaccagacgtacagttgtcacagcaactggaactggtccaacaaatccttgtcctcaccaagcgactggttctatcttctccctctctttacttacagtttgtcttcgtgaagtcattgcctgcttgtgttacctgtttgacttcactgtgtgactactattgttgtttggcttcatactatcttccatcctgatcattactacctagctgctattagtcttcgtgctttcacttcattgaatacttgactatggcctgcctagtgtagtctaccttccgctgcgtGTTAATAGgatcatttctattgtttgtcttcgaaattttcatgttttgaagacttccataaaaatcgcctattcacccccctctagtcgataactaacactttcaattggtatcagagcaaggtactcccttgttctgtgtgattcggtttaaccacctggagttttagctatgtcgactgcagggataatcaaagtctccgctacgtgccctgtcttcgatgccACTGATTaaccctactggaagaataagatgcgcatgcatcttgaagccattgatgtcgatctatggtatgtcatcaagaacggcgttcccaagactggtgaaggtgtcacccctgctgatgtcaagaagttcgttcaactggattctactgccaagaacatcatctgtggtcatctgaccaaaggacagtatggccgtgtgagtgctctggaaacgtcaaAGCTAGTCTgagactggctctccaaggtcaatgaaggcgtctcaacccagagagatcaaaggatcagtgtccttcgcaacctcttcaaccgcttcaagagaaacgacaatgagaatgtccagctcacgtttgatcgcctcactgacatcacaaatgagcttcatgctctcggcgccactgagatcaccaagtaTGAAATCATCAAGACACTCCtaagatcacttgacagctcgtttgacaccctagccctgatgattcaagaacgccctgacttcaagaaaCTCgctccgtctgacatacttgagaggctcaacacacatgagtttcagctatctgagaaaagagacatgtatggtcccaactatggccgaacgcgcgctttgaaggcaaaggctgtttcctcatctgaagaagaatctgactgcagttctggtgatcctgaagacattggaaaggagcttgctatgcttgtgaagaagttccagaagttcaccaagaagaaaggcttcaaaaaGTCTTCACAATCCAGCtaaagaaatgatgaagcttctactcatgaccacaagaagagaacatgccacaagtgaaagaaacctggtcactacatctctgagtgtccgcagtgggacaatgaaaacaacaagaagaaaaagagcaaggaatatgattctgatgacaaaagaagaagaaatcctcaaagtcttcttccaaatcttcatcgaagtcttcatcacacgagaagagctcatctggcaaggc
The Aegilops tauschii subsp. strangulata cultivar AL8/78 chromosome 3, Aet v6.0, whole genome shotgun sequence genome window above contains:
- the LOC109761577 gene encoding probable aldo-keto reductase 1 isoform X1 is translated as MAQTPPIPRVSLGTQGLEVIFFPLPSRHPRFIYVTIFCPAGLALNRIESNDPTTKVSKLGFGCMGLTGSYNSPVEDDAGVAVITHAFRRGVTFFDTSDVYGPHANEILLGKALKQLPREQVQVATKFGIQRDAQGKSTICGRPEYVRACCEASLHRLGVDHIDLYYQHRIDTTIPIEDTIGELKKLVEEGKVKYIGLSEASPDTIRRAHAVHPISAVQMEWSLWARDIEPEIVPLCRELGIGIVPYSPIARGFFGGRGVTQQVSAESSLKGHPRFSAENLEKNKQLYLKMEELAKKHQCSPAQLALSWVLHQGDDVVPIPGTTKIKNLDSNIDSLKVRLTEDDLKEISNEIREEDVAGGRQYTSFAKFTWNYADTPKK
- the LOC109761577 gene encoding probable aldo-keto reductase 1 isoform X2, translating into MAQTPPIPRVSLGTQGLEVSKLGFGCMGLTGSYNSPVEDDAGVAVITHAFRRGVTFFDTSDVYGPHANEILLGKALKQLPREQVQVATKFGIQRDAQGKSTICGRPEYVRACCEASLHRLGVDHIDLYYQHRIDTTIPIEDTIGELKKLVEEGKVKYIGLSEASPDTIRRAHAVHPISAVQMEWSLWARDIEPEIVPLCRELGIGIVPYSPIARGFFGGRGVTQQVSAESSLKGHPRFSAENLEKNKQLYLKMEELAKKHQCSPAQLALSWVLHQGDDVVPIPGTTKIKNLDSNIDSLKVRLTEDDLKEISNEIREEDVAGGRQYTSFAKFTWNYADTPKK